The proteins below come from a single Desulfovibrio sp. genomic window:
- a CDS encoding methyl-accepting chemotaxis protein — MLGSNIDKDLKQIDTAIAAVKKHFATLSSLKLPADSKALTDKAHEAAIAFMNNGQSLVAPLKDMPADQRYLTYKTYEKEATPYAVAFREHFEKFDANITALAETAMAEMNDDIASRRTLMWIEFIFAICLVYCAGYFLTNRDLRAMRQCVSFASTLGAQQSDERLAAENFASLSTLALALNSTADNLAAYRRASSTAQAEAEHDREEARKALAEAQKAQALAENAKSQGMLHAASQLEHVVEIVSSASQDLAVKIDQSRSGADDQSGRVRETATAMEQMNATVREVAQNAQQAAGIADQTRQQALEGSQIVNDAVKGIESVHTQSLAIRQDMDVLGKQAESIGQVMGVIADIADQTNLLALNAAIEAARAGDAGRGFAVVADEVRKLAEKTMSATQEVGRAIGDIQAGTRKNIVNVEQSASAIEEATKLSIRSGDSLKQILELVHLVNDQVQAIAAASEQQSAASEEINKSVEQVATISAETAQTMENAAHAVDGLAQQAQVLQGLIRDMKNQG; from the coding sequence ATGCTTGGCAGCAATATTGATAAAGACCTCAAGCAAATAGACACAGCCATTGCCGCCGTCAAAAAGCACTTTGCGACACTCTCCTCCCTCAAGCTGCCCGCAGACTCCAAAGCTTTGACGGATAAAGCTCATGAGGCGGCCATTGCATTCATGAACAATGGGCAGAGCCTCGTTGCTCCCTTAAAGGATATGCCCGCGGACCAACGCTACCTCACCTACAAGACATATGAAAAAGAAGCCACGCCCTATGCCGTGGCATTCCGCGAACATTTTGAAAAATTTGACGCAAATATTACCGCCCTTGCTGAAACAGCCATGGCCGAAATGAATGATGACATCGCATCGCGGCGCACCCTGATGTGGATCGAATTTATTTTTGCCATATGTCTTGTGTATTGCGCAGGATATTTCCTGACAAACAGAGACCTGCGCGCCATGCGCCAATGTGTGTCTTTTGCCTCTACCCTTGGCGCCCAGCAGTCAGATGAACGTCTCGCTGCCGAAAATTTTGCCAGCCTGAGCACCCTGGCTCTCGCGCTGAACAGCACCGCAGACAATCTGGCTGCTTACCGCAGGGCTTCTTCCACCGCTCAGGCTGAAGCTGAGCATGACCGCGAAGAAGCCAGAAAAGCCCTTGCAGAAGCCCAAAAGGCGCAAGCTCTAGCAGAGAACGCCAAAAGCCAAGGGATGCTCCACGCTGCCAGCCAGCTGGAACATGTGGTTGAAATTGTCTCCAGTGCTTCGCAGGATCTTGCGGTTAAGATAGACCAATCCCGTAGCGGAGCTGACGATCAGTCTGGCCGCGTGCGCGAAACCGCCACGGCCATGGAGCAAATGAATGCCACCGTGCGCGAAGTTGCCCAAAATGCGCAGCAGGCCGCCGGCATTGCAGATCAGACCCGGCAACAGGCTCTGGAGGGCTCACAGATTGTCAACGATGCGGTCAAGGGCATTGAGTCGGTGCACACGCAATCGCTTGCCATACGCCAGGATATGGACGTGTTGGGCAAACAGGCCGAAAGTATCGGGCAGGTGATGGGCGTTATTGCCGACATTGCCGACCAGACCAACCTGCTTGCGCTCAACGCCGCCATAGAAGCCGCCCGGGCGGGCGATGCCGGGCGCGGTTTTGCCGTTGTTGCGGATGAAGTGCGCAAACTGGCGGAAAAAACCATGTCTGCCACTCAGGAGGTGGGCCGTGCCATTGGCGATATTCAGGCCGGAACGCGGAAAAATATCGTGAATGTGGAACAGAGCGCCAGCGCCATTGAAGAGGCTACCAAACTTTCCATTCGCTCCGGCGATTCGCTTAAGCAGATTCTTGAGCTTGTTCATTTGGTAAATGATCAGGTTCAGGCCATTGCCGCTGCAAGCGAACAACAATCTGCCGCCAGTGAGGAGATCAACAAGTCTGTTGAGCAGGTTGCAACCATTTCTGCCGAAACGGCTCAGACAATGGAAAATGCAGCGCATGCCGTTGATGGCCTTGCGCAGCAGGCGCAGGTGTTGCAAGGGCTAATCCGCGACATGAAAAATCAGGGCTGA